In Papaver somniferum cultivar HN1 unplaced genomic scaffold, ASM357369v1 unplaced-scaffold_135, whole genome shotgun sequence, one DNA window encodes the following:
- the LOC113333865 gene encoding ribonuclease 3-like → MKSSNFVFVIFLHILMQLFSQCVSQDFDYFCFVQSWPGSYCDTRRGCCFPTTGKPKADFGIHGLWPEYNDGSYPSNCDPHSVFDPSLVSDLKEDLQRNWPTLACPSGDGNAFWGHEWNKHGTCSESSLNQHGYFASALKLKRKINLLGILTNSRIKPDGRFYSINRIKNAIREATGFTPGIKCNVDGDSNSQLYEIFICVDKNGLELIRCPELPKQRCKSTVEFPYFGAITTNVNGTMENVEDADVLKLSAA, encoded by the exons ATGAAATCTAGCAATTTCGTTTTTGTCATTTTTCTTCACATTTTGATGCAACTTTTCTCTCAATGTGTTTCCCAAGATTTCGACTATTTCTGTTTTGTTCAATCA TGGCCGGGGTCTTACTGCGACACCAGACGTGGTTGCTGCTTTCCGACGACCGGAAAACCAAAAGCAGATTTCGGAATTCACGGGCTTTGGCCAGAGTACAACGATGGGTCTTATCCATCCAACTGTGATCCTCACAGTGTATTTGATCCATCACTG GTTTCAGAcctgaaagaggatttacaaagaaactGGCCAACGCTTGCCTGTCCTAGTGGTGATGGTAATGCATTTTGGGGACATGAGTGGAACAAACACGGAACCTGTTCAGAATCATCCCTTAACCAACATGGCTATTTTGCCTCTGCTCTAAagctaaagagaaaaataaatctTCTCGGAATCCTCACTAACTCAC GCATAAAACCAGATGGAAGGTTTTATAGCATAAACCGCATAAAAAATGCCATAAGAGAAGCAACTGGATTTACTCCGGGAATAAAATGTAATGTCGACGGAGACAGTAATAGTCAGCTTTATGAGATCTTCATCTGCGTTGATAAAAATGGTTTGGAATTAATTAGGTGCCCAGAACTTCCCAAGCAACGATGCAAATCCACTGTTGAATTCCCCTATTTTGGAGCAATCACTACCAATGTTAATGGCACAATGGAAAACGTAGAAGATGCAGATGTTCTCAAATTATCTGCAGCTTAA